From a single Hymenobacter sp. YIM 151500-1 genomic region:
- the lipA gene encoding lipoyl synthase, whose product MLTLPIIQPQAAAPAVPAKPRKPDWLRVKLPVGPAYANVRRLVDEHKLHTICESGNCPNMGECWGAGTATFMILGNVCTRSCSFCAVATGRPTEYDTDEPRRVAEAILLMGVKHAVITSVNRDELKDRGASIWHETVVRVKQLSPETTIETLIPDVKANWDALDVMIAGGQEVVSHNMETVGSLYRLVRPQAKYDRSLEQIRRTKQAGKRTKSGIMLGLGETKEEMYRAMDDLVANGLDILTLGQYLQPTKRHLEVAEFIHPDLFAHYREEGLRRGLKYVESGPLVRSSYHAERHVNVPI is encoded by the coding sequence TTGCTGACCCTGCCTATTATTCAGCCCCAAGCGGCGGCTCCCGCCGTGCCTGCCAAGCCCCGCAAGCCGGACTGGCTGCGCGTGAAGCTGCCCGTGGGCCCGGCCTACGCCAATGTGCGCCGTTTGGTGGATGAGCATAAGCTGCACACCATTTGTGAGTCGGGCAACTGCCCCAACATGGGCGAGTGCTGGGGCGCGGGCACGGCTACGTTCATGATTCTGGGCAACGTATGCACCCGTTCCTGCTCGTTCTGCGCCGTAGCCACCGGCCGACCCACTGAGTACGATACCGATGAGCCCCGCCGCGTGGCCGAGGCCATTTTGTTGATGGGCGTCAAGCACGCCGTCATTACCTCCGTCAACCGCGACGAGCTAAAGGACCGGGGCGCTAGCATCTGGCACGAAACCGTGGTGCGCGTCAAGCAGCTCAGCCCCGAAACCACCATCGAAACCCTGATTCCGGACGTAAAGGCCAACTGGGACGCCCTGGACGTGATGATTGCAGGTGGGCAGGAAGTGGTGTCGCACAACATGGAAACTGTGGGTAGCCTCTACCGCCTGGTGCGCCCCCAGGCCAAGTACGACCGGAGCCTGGAGCAGATTCGGCGTACCAAGCAGGCCGGTAAGCGCACCAAGTCGGGCATCATGCTAGGCCTGGGCGAAACCAAGGAGGAGATGTACCGCGCCATGGACGACCTCGTTGCCAACGGCCTCGACATCCTGACCCTGGGCCAGTACCTGCAACCCACCAAGCGCCACCTCGAAGTAGCCGAGTTCATCCATCCCGACCTGTTCGCCCATTACCGGGAAGAGGGCCTGCGCCGTGGCCTGAAGTACGTGGAAAGCGGCCCACTCGTGCGCAGCTCCTACCACGCCGAGCGCCACGTCAACGTGCCGATTTAA
- a CDS encoding DUF4136 domain-containing protein, which translates to MNRISRFLARPLALSVLGLSLLLGVSGCASTARVGVNTDFDHSVNFRTYKTWAWYPQQPTDTEGGPAQGYQSFLDKRIRAAVERELAQKGLTFTDKNPDVYVAYSARVEDKQRANPGAFGGYPFWYGYGGWYGRGLPPVTDYKAGTVIIDLVDARRKELAWRGQGQAQLDEQTISETEVHRIVNSILGNYPPHDQQARR; encoded by the coding sequence ATGAACCGCATTTCCCGTTTTCTGGCTCGGCCGCTGGCGTTGTCAGTGCTGGGTCTTTCGCTGCTGCTCGGCGTGAGCGGCTGCGCTTCCACGGCCCGCGTGGGAGTGAATACAGACTTCGACCACTCGGTCAACTTCCGCACCTACAAAACCTGGGCCTGGTACCCCCAGCAGCCCACTGACACCGAAGGCGGCCCGGCTCAGGGCTACCAGTCGTTCCTGGACAAGCGCATCCGGGCGGCGGTAGAGCGGGAGCTGGCACAGAAGGGCCTCACCTTCACCGACAAGAACCCGGACGTGTACGTGGCTTACAGCGCCCGTGTGGAAGACAAGCAGCGGGCTAACCCCGGCGCCTTCGGTGGCTACCCGTTCTGGTACGGCTACGGCGGCTGGTACGGCCGCGGCCTGCCCCCCGTCACCGACTACAAAGCCGGCACGGTCATCATCGACTTGGTGGATGCCCGCCGCAAGGAGCTAGCGTGGCGCGGCCAGGGCCAAGCCCAACTCGACGAGCAAACCATTTCGGAAACTGAAGTGCACCGCATCGTCAACAGCATTCTGGGTAACTACCCGCCCCACGATCAGCAAGCCCGCCGGTAA